The following proteins come from a genomic window of Acanthopagrus latus isolate v.2019 chromosome 5, fAcaLat1.1, whole genome shotgun sequence:
- the stx2b gene encoding syntaxin-2, giving the protein MKDRLAELTASRTAAEEDVAVAVDRDGFFMESFFRRVEEVRGLIDKIDYQVEEVKKMHSTILSAPNPGDRTKDQLGALTNDIKGNANVVRTKLKSMEQSMPKDDIANRASVDFRIQRTQHTVLSRKFVEVMTKYNETQVSFRERSKGRIQRQLEITGRVTTNEELEDMLESGNPSIFTSDIISDSQITRQALNEIESRHQDIMRLESSIRELHAMFMDMAMLVETQGEMVNNIEKNVSNAAEYICSAKEETKKAVRYQKKSRRKYIILAFALLILLAVIALIVGLSVGLTKPPE; this is encoded by the exons ATGAAGGATCGCCTGGCAGAACTGActgct AGCAGGACAGCAGCGGAGGAGGATGTTGCGGTCGCGGTGGACAGAGATGGCTTCTTCATGGAGAGCTTTTTCAGGAGG GTGGAAGAAGTTCGAGGACTCATCGACAAGATCGACTATcaagtggaggaggtgaagaagatgCACAGCACGATCCTGTCTGCACCCAACCCAGGCGACA GAACAAAGGATCAGCTGGGCGCTCTGACCAACGACATCAAAGGAAACGCCAATGTGGTGCgaactaaactaaaat CCATGGAGCAAAGCATGCCGAAAGATGACATAGCCAACAGAGCCTCTGTTGACTTCAGGATCCAGAGAACACAG CATACAGTGCTGTCCAGGAAGTTTGTGGAGGTCATGACAAAGTACAACGAGACGCAAGTGTCGTTTCGGGAAAGAAGCAAAGGAAGGAtccagagacagctggagatAA CTGGAAGAGTGACCACCAACGAAGAACTAGAGGACATGTTAGAAAGTGGAAATCCATCAATCTTCACCTCTGAT ATCATTTCTGACTCCCAGATAACACGTCAGGCCCTGAATGAGATCGAGTCGAGACACCAGGACATCATGCGTTTGGAGTCAAGCATCAGAGAGCTCCATGCAATGTTCATGGACATGGCAATGCTGGTAGAAACTCAG GGAGAAATGGTGAACAACATTGAGAAGAACGTGTCCAATGCAGCTGAATATATTTGTAGTGCGAAGGAAGAGACCAAAAAAGCAGTGAGATACCAGAAGAAATCCCGGAGG AAATACATAATCCTTGCCTTTGCTCTGCTGATCCTGCTTGCTGTCATTGCACTTATTGTTGGCCTGTCTGTTGGACTAACCAAACCACCTGAATGA